The following proteins come from a genomic window of Leptospira dzoumogneensis:
- a CDS encoding chloride channel protein yields the protein MFGNIYAEFRQRPISSYFTIKGRRSLYLYCVLTGIVSGLGALLFSRALAWAEYISLESISGLHNTHSGGEYFVSLGPIASIYLGRWALLFIPILGGVIAGLVIWKFSPDSAGTGTDSLIDSFHNKEGKVDPKVPLIKSIATVFTLSSGGSGGKEGPISLIGAGFGSLVANLTKAGARARRTLLLAGTAGGLGAIFHAPLGGALTSVEMVYREDIESDTLVPCIISSVTAFLTYSSFNGFGSVYKVPEIGFIEYKELIFYLFLGIVCYLNGAFLIKVFQFIQGWSKGWKFPMWIKPALGGIPVGIIGYFLPEVIGTGSGVLQDVLEGSFQFPNYTPYLTQDLQIILFFLLLAFLKIITTSFTIGSGGSAGMFGPSLFIGGMLGGALGTFAKLVLGYQVSVASFVLVGMGAFYAGIASAPIAGMVMICEIIGSYSLLPPLMIVSIITFVLSHKLNLYKSQKNTRFQSPAHDWDMNRDLLEGIRIEDIKDRLRNIAEVKTSVLLSQLEEEALKINASDYIVLEENGNYFGMISLRTSRLFLEGRDLTQNLILVKDVTDTSILPISVQTNLATAFKTLLDMGMDKIPVGENGKYLGYLRYADIISIYFEKTRSSKPISGA from the coding sequence ATGTTCGGAAATATCTACGCGGAATTCCGACAAAGACCGATCTCTTCTTATTTTACGATTAAGGGCAGAAGGTCTTTATACCTATATTGTGTTCTGACAGGGATTGTTTCCGGTTTGGGTGCTCTTCTTTTTTCCAGAGCGCTCGCCTGGGCGGAATATATTTCCTTAGAATCTATATCAGGTTTACATAATACACATTCAGGCGGAGAATATTTCGTTTCTCTGGGACCTATCGCTTCCATTTATTTAGGAAGATGGGCTCTTTTATTTATTCCCATATTAGGGGGGGTGATTGCAGGTTTGGTTATCTGGAAATTTTCCCCTGATTCCGCAGGTACCGGAACAGATTCCTTAATAGATTCTTTTCATAATAAAGAAGGTAAGGTAGATCCGAAAGTTCCTCTGATCAAATCGATCGCAACAGTATTTACTTTATCCTCAGGAGGAAGTGGAGGTAAAGAAGGTCCTATCTCTCTAATTGGTGCAGGATTCGGCTCCTTAGTCGCAAACTTAACCAAGGCAGGTGCAAGAGCAAGACGTACATTATTACTCGCGGGGACCGCAGGCGGACTCGGTGCGATCTTTCATGCTCCTTTAGGCGGTGCATTGACCTCGGTTGAGATGGTGTACAGAGAAGATATAGAAAGTGATACATTGGTTCCTTGTATCATTTCTTCCGTGACTGCATTCTTAACTTACTCTTCCTTTAACGGATTCGGTTCCGTGTATAAGGTTCCTGAGATAGGATTTATAGAGTATAAGGAACTTATCTTTTATTTATTTTTAGGGATAGTTTGTTATTTGAACGGAGCCTTTTTGATCAAGGTATTTCAATTCATACAAGGATGGTCCAAGGGCTGGAAATTTCCTATGTGGATCAAACCTGCGTTAGGCGGAATTCCTGTAGGGATCATCGGTTATTTTTTACCGGAAGTTATAGGAACAGGCTCCGGTGTCTTACAAGATGTATTAGAAGGCAGCTTTCAATTTCCTAATTACACTCCTTATCTGACTCAAGATCTGCAGATCATACTCTTCTTCTTACTTCTCGCGTTCTTAAAAATTATCACTACTTCGTTTACGATCGGAAGCGGCGGATCCGCAGGAATGTTCGGGCCCTCTTTATTCATAGGTGGAATGTTAGGAGGAGCTCTTGGGACATTTGCAAAATTAGTTTTAGGTTACCAAGTGTCCGTAGCTTCTTTCGTACTTGTTGGGATGGGAGCTTTTTACGCAGGCATCGCGAGTGCTCCCATTGCAGGAATGGTGATGATCTGCGAGATCATAGGAAGTTATTCTCTTCTTCCCCCTTTGATGATCGTTTCTATTATCACTTTTGTTCTTTCTCATAAATTGAATTTGTATAAGAGCCAGAAGAACACCCGCTTCCAATCTCCCGCTCATGATTGGGACATGAATCGAGACTTGCTGGAAGGAATTCGGATCGAAGACATCAAAGATAGGCTTAGAAATATTGCAGAGGTTAAAACTTCCGTCCTTCTTTCTCAGTTGGAAGAAGAAGCACTAAAAATTAATGCAAGCGACTATATCGTCTTGGAAGAGAACGGAAACTATTTCGGTATGATCTCTCTACGTACAAGCCGCTTATTTTTAGAAGGAAGAGATCTCACTCAGAACCTGATCCTCGTGAAAGATGTGACTGACACATCAATTTTGCCGATTTCCGTCCAAACAAACCTGGCGACTGCATTTAAAACTCTCTTGGATATGGGGATGGATAAGATTCCAGTGGGAGAGAATGGAAAATATTTGGGATATTTACGTTATGCTGACATTATTTCGATATATTTTGAGAAGACCCGATCTTCGAAGCCAATTTCAGGCGCTTAA
- a CDS encoding LysM peptidoglycan-binding domain-containing M23 family metallopeptidase, which produces MPSFKRHLILLSALILISLNEVHAVYDRLPLKSLEYSDTKIIRVREEIKYNLQISVSNLAQKDLVHLRFLVYKVGPKDTFFKIMARTGMDLDTLSSVNELASPQDIYSGMELLIPNMRGVYDSEEHSPDESGRKKVAARFRISPKFLYYDDLRKSWFVPGRGLPKEEKNFFYGLVFSDPLAEEGRVSSKFGRRKDPFTKKDTFHGGIDLAAEEGTPVYASADGEVSFSGTRGGYGSLIVLKHGLGYETKYGHLSKLLVSPGARVKKGQLIGEVGMSGRATGFHLHFEVLRNSLRQRPIFKGHV; this is translated from the coding sequence ATGCCTTCCTTCAAAAGACATCTCATTTTATTATCCGCACTCATACTAATCTCTCTAAACGAGGTCCACGCGGTTTACGATCGCCTTCCCTTAAAAAGTTTAGAATATTCGGATACTAAGATCATCCGAGTCAGAGAAGAGATAAAATATAACCTTCAAATTTCGGTTTCCAACTTAGCCCAAAAAGATCTGGTCCATCTTAGATTCCTAGTCTACAAAGTAGGACCCAAGGATACTTTTTTTAAGATCATGGCCAGGACCGGAATGGACTTGGACACTCTTTCCTCCGTAAACGAATTAGCCTCTCCCCAAGACATCTATTCCGGGATGGAACTTTTGATCCCGAATATGAGAGGAGTTTACGACTCGGAAGAACATTCTCCCGACGAATCCGGACGCAAAAAAGTCGCGGCCCGTTTTCGGATCTCTCCCAAATTCTTATACTATGATGACCTCAGAAAATCCTGGTTCGTTCCAGGAAGAGGATTACCTAAAGAAGAGAAAAACTTTTTTTACGGATTAGTATTCTCGGATCCGTTAGCGGAAGAAGGAAGAGTCAGTTCAAAGTTCGGAAGAAGAAAGGATCCTTTCACTAAAAAGGATACCTTTCACGGCGGCATTGATCTAGCGGCGGAGGAAGGAACTCCGGTATATGCATCAGCAGATGGAGAAGTTTCCTTTTCCGGAACAAGAGGCGGTTACGGAAGTCTGATCGTTTTAAAACATGGATTGGGTTACGAAACCAAGTACGGACATTTAAGCAAGCTGTTGGTTTCTCCGGGCGCAAGGGTCAAAAAAGGACAATTGATCGGAGAAGTCGGAATGAGCGGAAGAGCCACCGGATTTCATTTACATTTTGAGGTGTTGAGAAATAGTTTGAGACAGAGGCCCATATTTAAGGGTCATGTCTGA
- a CDS encoding CPBP family intramembrane glutamic endopeptidase: MDLEKEDQKLAPGRDVLLMGLIQVFILFIGMYSYMRVTRFQVESTLSLKAPKQNFVKTKEVVNTVSSEVAWNEPASAEKAVREYTEFVVTKRPWLLSLDRIIWGLCFLVPSYFFIRKIARIETAEFTDSANGRDILAGVATGFATFCFVNVASSLIFFIIGKPQSNYLEIILTKNLFLNWKLLGWTLLAIAFGAGIFEEFFFRGFLLKYFEEKNLGSIGLIITSVIFGVVHFNGGSYVAPILLIFVGLSFGISYLKTGNIWVPVTAHITYNASMLLAGFLLGDRIS, translated from the coding sequence ATGGATTTAGAAAAGGAAGATCAAAAACTCGCTCCCGGCAGAGACGTTCTGCTCATGGGTCTGATCCAGGTTTTCATACTGTTCATCGGTATGTATTCCTATATGAGGGTCACCAGATTCCAAGTGGAGAGCACCTTATCTCTCAAGGCTCCTAAACAAAACTTCGTTAAAACAAAAGAAGTAGTAAACACGGTATCTTCGGAAGTGGCTTGGAATGAACCTGCCTCCGCCGAAAAAGCAGTTAGAGAATATACCGAATTCGTAGTCACTAAACGTCCTTGGCTATTGTCTTTGGACAGGATTATTTGGGGATTATGCTTTCTGGTCCCTTCCTACTTTTTTATCCGAAAGATCGCTAGAATAGAAACTGCGGAATTCACGGATTCTGCAAACGGCAGAGATATTTTAGCAGGAGTTGCAACCGGCTTTGCTACATTCTGTTTTGTGAATGTAGCTAGCAGTCTGATCTTTTTTATCATAGGCAAACCCCAATCCAATTATTTGGAGATCATCCTTACTAAAAATCTTTTCTTAAATTGGAAATTATTAGGATGGACCTTACTTGCTATCGCATTTGGAGCGGGGATCTTTGAGGAATTTTTCTTTAGAGGATTTTTACTAAAATACTTCGAGGAAAAGAACCTAGGTTCCATAGGACTCATTATAACTTCGGTAATTTTCGGAGTGGTCCATTTTAACGGGGGATCTTATGTGGCTCCGATCCTTCTTATATTCGTGGGACTTTCATTCGGAATTTCTTATTTAAAAACCGGTAATATATGGGTGCCTGTGACTGCACATATCACTTATAATGCATCCATGCTTTTGGCCGGATTTCTGCTTGGGGATCGGATCTCTTAA